In Aptenodytes patagonicus chromosome 6, bAptPat1.pri.cur, whole genome shotgun sequence, one genomic interval encodes:
- the DCAF17 gene encoding DDB1- and CUL4-associated factor 17 isoform X2 — translation MCPQAAAGGRRAPSRAPGAHNVCRLLTRRAHGFYARDAGVAHRKNLGLLRKILCQESTKFKNVWTTHSASPIAYERGRIYLDNYQCCISSIAQEPRILYQKPKCSKSEKIEDALLLECPLGEMLPSPSDYKSSLIVLTVQNWLLRLSADSGEILEKIYLAGSCCKFRYLSWDTPQEVMVVKSAQNKLPAAARQAGIQQSVLFYLAVFQVLPLSFIGMLEINKKIFGNSVTDVAVSNGILIVMYSVGLVRLYNFQAISEQFMEQPFDLGHEFNWNGQVGVVGKYPFGLPCNIKITDTPPLLFEASSLENAFQIGGYPWHYIITPNKKKHKGVFHICSLKDNALAKNGIQDMKCCSLEPDWIYFHPDMSGRIIHVGPNLIKVLKLKEVKNNTDQMEIAEDFTIVANRENSVNNAVTVTASGRVVKKRFNLLDDDPEQETFKIVDYEDELDLLSTVAVTQIGADGRAHLDFHCNEHGILLKSIPLLESWDVFIVNARCSIYCFSSAIGLKYWTSRRKMWTY, via the exons ATGTGCCCGCAGGCAGCCGCCGGCGGGAGGAGGGCCCCCTCCCGGGCGCCTGGGGCTCACAACGTCTGCCGCCTCCTCACCCGCAGGGCCCACGGCTTTTATGCCAGAGATGCTGGTGTCGCCCACAGAAAAAACCTGGGACTCCTCAGAAAGATACTATGTCAG GAAAGTACTAAATTCAAGAACGTTTGGACAACTCATTCTGCATCTCCTATTGCATATGAAAGAGGAAGAATTTACTTAGACAATTACCAGTGCTGTATTAGCAG CATTGCACAAGAGCCAAGAATACTTTATCAAAAGCCAAAGTGTTCTAAGTCAGAAAAAATAGAAGATGCTTTATTATTGGAATGCCCACTG GGGGAAATGCTACCAAGTCCATCAGACTATAAATCTTCCCTGATAGTCTTGACAGTGCAGAACTGGCTTCTACGTCTCTCTGCTGATAGTggagaaatactggaaaaaatataCCTTGCCGGTTCCTGTTGCAAATTCAG GTATCTGAGCTGGGATACTCCTCAAGAGGTAATGGTTGTAAAGTCAGCTCAGAATAAACTCCCTGCAGCAGCACGACAG GCAGGTATCCAACAGTCTGTATTGTTCTATCTTGCTGTATTCCAAGTTTTGCCTCTTTCATTCATTGGAATgctagaaataaacaaaaag atatttGGTAATAGTGTGACAGATGTTGCTGTTTCTAATGGAATCCTGATTGTAATGTATAGCGTGGGTCTGGTCAGGCTCTATAACTTCCAGGCCATCTCTGAACAg TTCATGGAACAGCCGTTTGATTTGGGACATGAATTCAACTGGAATGGTCAGGTGGGAGTTGTAGGAAAGTATCCATTTGGTCTTCCATGTAACATTAAAATAACAG ATACCCCACCTTTGTTATTTGAAGCATCTTCTCTGGAGAATGCATTTCAAATTGGAGGTTACCCTTGGCATTATATCATCACACCtaacaagaaaaaacataaagGAGTCTTCCATATTTGTTCTCTGAAAGACAATGCTTTG gCAAAAAATGGCATACAGGATATGAAGTGCTGTTCACTGGAACCTGATTGGATATATTTCCATCCAGATATGTCAGGTAGAATAATCCACGTGGGACCAAATTTGATAAA AGTCTTGAAGCTCaaggaagttaaaaataatacagatcAAATGGAGATTGCAGAAGATTTTACGATTGTGGCCAACAGAGAAAACTCT gtGAACAACGCTGTTACTGTAACAGCTTCTGGTCGAGTGGTGAAAAAGCGTTTTAACTTGCTGGATGATGACCCAGAACAAGAG aCATTCAAAATTGTGGACTATGAAGATGAATTGGATTTGTTATCCACTGTGGCAGTTACTCAAATAGGAGCTGATGGAAGAGCTCACCTTGACTTTCATTGTAATGAACATGGGATTCTACTTAAGAGTATTCCATTACTGGAGTCCTGGGATGTG TTCATCGTTAATGCTAGATGCAGCATTTATTGCTTCTCTTCAGCAATTGGATTGAAATACTGGACATCAAGGAGAAAGATGTGGACTTACTGA
- the DCAF17 gene encoding DDB1- and CUL4-associated factor 17 isoform X3 yields MCPQAAAGGRRAPSRAPGAHNVCRLLTRRAHGFYARDAGVAHRKNLGLLRKILCQESTKFKNVWTTHSASPIAYERGRIYLDNYQCCISSIAQEPRILYQKPKCSKSEKIEDALLLECPLGEMLPSPSDYKSSLIVLTVQNWLLRLSADSGEILEKIYLAGSCCKFRYLSWDTPQEVMVVKSAQNKLPAAARQAGIQQSVLFYLAVFQVLPLSFIGMLEINKKIFGNSVTDVAVSNGILIVMYSVGLVRLYNFQAISEQFMEQPFDLGHEFNWNGQVGVVGKYPFGLPCNIKITDTPPLLFEASSLENAFQIGGYPWHYIITPNKKKHKGVFHICSLKDNALAKNGIQDMKCCSLEPDWIYFHPDMSGRIIHVGPNLIKVLKLKEVKNNTDQMEIAEDFTIVANRENSVNNAVTVTASGRVVKKRFNLLDDDPEQETFKIVDYEDELDLLSTVAVTQIGADGRAHLDFHCNEHGILLKSIPLLESWDVTYSHEVYFDKDLVLHIEQKPNRRFSCYVYQMVCDTAKDDECSSHEKTERVFCKKGGRIFEYI; encoded by the exons ATGTGCCCGCAGGCAGCCGCCGGCGGGAGGAGGGCCCCCTCCCGGGCGCCTGGGGCTCACAACGTCTGCCGCCTCCTCACCCGCAGGGCCCACGGCTTTTATGCCAGAGATGCTGGTGTCGCCCACAGAAAAAACCTGGGACTCCTCAGAAAGATACTATGTCAG GAAAGTACTAAATTCAAGAACGTTTGGACAACTCATTCTGCATCTCCTATTGCATATGAAAGAGGAAGAATTTACTTAGACAATTACCAGTGCTGTATTAGCAG CATTGCACAAGAGCCAAGAATACTTTATCAAAAGCCAAAGTGTTCTAAGTCAGAAAAAATAGAAGATGCTTTATTATTGGAATGCCCACTG GGGGAAATGCTACCAAGTCCATCAGACTATAAATCTTCCCTGATAGTCTTGACAGTGCAGAACTGGCTTCTACGTCTCTCTGCTGATAGTggagaaatactggaaaaaatataCCTTGCCGGTTCCTGTTGCAAATTCAG GTATCTGAGCTGGGATACTCCTCAAGAGGTAATGGTTGTAAAGTCAGCTCAGAATAAACTCCCTGCAGCAGCACGACAG GCAGGTATCCAACAGTCTGTATTGTTCTATCTTGCTGTATTCCAAGTTTTGCCTCTTTCATTCATTGGAATgctagaaataaacaaaaag atatttGGTAATAGTGTGACAGATGTTGCTGTTTCTAATGGAATCCTGATTGTAATGTATAGCGTGGGTCTGGTCAGGCTCTATAACTTCCAGGCCATCTCTGAACAg TTCATGGAACAGCCGTTTGATTTGGGACATGAATTCAACTGGAATGGTCAGGTGGGAGTTGTAGGAAAGTATCCATTTGGTCTTCCATGTAACATTAAAATAACAG ATACCCCACCTTTGTTATTTGAAGCATCTTCTCTGGAGAATGCATTTCAAATTGGAGGTTACCCTTGGCATTATATCATCACACCtaacaagaaaaaacataaagGAGTCTTCCATATTTGTTCTCTGAAAGACAATGCTTTG gCAAAAAATGGCATACAGGATATGAAGTGCTGTTCACTGGAACCTGATTGGATATATTTCCATCCAGATATGTCAGGTAGAATAATCCACGTGGGACCAAATTTGATAAA AGTCTTGAAGCTCaaggaagttaaaaataatacagatcAAATGGAGATTGCAGAAGATTTTACGATTGTGGCCAACAGAGAAAACTCT gtGAACAACGCTGTTACTGTAACAGCTTCTGGTCGAGTGGTGAAAAAGCGTTTTAACTTGCTGGATGATGACCCAGAACAAGAG aCATTCAAAATTGTGGACTATGAAGATGAATTGGATTTGTTATCCACTGTGGCAGTTACTCAAATAGGAGCTGATGGAAGAGCTCACCTTGACTTTCATTGTAATGAACATGGGATTCTACTTAAGAGTATTCCATTACTGGAGTCCTGGGATGTG actTACAGTCATGAAGTTTACTTTGACAAAGACCTTGTATTACATATAGAACAGAAGCCTAACAGGAGGTTCAGTTGTTACGTTTACCAAATGGTCTGTGATACTGCAAAAGATGACGAATGTTCAAGCCACGAAAAAACAGAAAGAGTGTTTTGTAAAAAAGGAGGGAGAATTTTTGAATATATTTAA
- the DCAF17 gene encoding DDB1- and CUL4-associated factor 17 isoform X1 codes for MCPQAAAGGRRAPSRAPGAHNVCRLLTRRAHGFYARDAGVAHRKNLGLLRKILCQESTKFKNVWTTHSASPIAYERGRIYLDNYQCCISSIAQEPRILYQKPKCSKSEKIEDALLLECPLGEMLPSPSDYKSSLIVLTVQNWLLRLSADSGEILEKIYLAGSCCKFRYLSWDTPQEVMVVKSAQNKLPAAARQIFGNSVTDVAVSNGILIVMYSVGLVRLYNFQAISEQFMEQPFDLGHEFNWNGQVGVVGKYPFGLPCNIKITDTPPLLFEASSLENAFQIGGYPWHYIITPNKKKHKGVFHICSLKDNALAKNGIQDMKCCSLEPDWIYFHPDMSGRIIHVGPNLIKVLKLKEVKNNTDQMEIAEDFTIVANRENSVNNAVTVTASGRVVKKRFNLLDDDPEQETFKIVDYEDELDLLSTVAVTQIGADGRAHLDFHCNEHGILLKSIPLLESWDVTYSHEVYFDKDLVLHIEQKPNRRFSCYVYQMVCDTAKDDECSSHEKTERVFCKKGGRIFEYI; via the exons ATGTGCCCGCAGGCAGCCGCCGGCGGGAGGAGGGCCCCCTCCCGGGCGCCTGGGGCTCACAACGTCTGCCGCCTCCTCACCCGCAGGGCCCACGGCTTTTATGCCAGAGATGCTGGTGTCGCCCACAGAAAAAACCTGGGACTCCTCAGAAAGATACTATGTCAG GAAAGTACTAAATTCAAGAACGTTTGGACAACTCATTCTGCATCTCCTATTGCATATGAAAGAGGAAGAATTTACTTAGACAATTACCAGTGCTGTATTAGCAG CATTGCACAAGAGCCAAGAATACTTTATCAAAAGCCAAAGTGTTCTAAGTCAGAAAAAATAGAAGATGCTTTATTATTGGAATGCCCACTG GGGGAAATGCTACCAAGTCCATCAGACTATAAATCTTCCCTGATAGTCTTGACAGTGCAGAACTGGCTTCTACGTCTCTCTGCTGATAGTggagaaatactggaaaaaatataCCTTGCCGGTTCCTGTTGCAAATTCAG GTATCTGAGCTGGGATACTCCTCAAGAGGTAATGGTTGTAAAGTCAGCTCAGAATAAACTCCCTGCAGCAGCACGACAG atatttGGTAATAGTGTGACAGATGTTGCTGTTTCTAATGGAATCCTGATTGTAATGTATAGCGTGGGTCTGGTCAGGCTCTATAACTTCCAGGCCATCTCTGAACAg TTCATGGAACAGCCGTTTGATTTGGGACATGAATTCAACTGGAATGGTCAGGTGGGAGTTGTAGGAAAGTATCCATTTGGTCTTCCATGTAACATTAAAATAACAG ATACCCCACCTTTGTTATTTGAAGCATCTTCTCTGGAGAATGCATTTCAAATTGGAGGTTACCCTTGGCATTATATCATCACACCtaacaagaaaaaacataaagGAGTCTTCCATATTTGTTCTCTGAAAGACAATGCTTTG gCAAAAAATGGCATACAGGATATGAAGTGCTGTTCACTGGAACCTGATTGGATATATTTCCATCCAGATATGTCAGGTAGAATAATCCACGTGGGACCAAATTTGATAAA AGTCTTGAAGCTCaaggaagttaaaaataatacagatcAAATGGAGATTGCAGAAGATTTTACGATTGTGGCCAACAGAGAAAACTCT gtGAACAACGCTGTTACTGTAACAGCTTCTGGTCGAGTGGTGAAAAAGCGTTTTAACTTGCTGGATGATGACCCAGAACAAGAG aCATTCAAAATTGTGGACTATGAAGATGAATTGGATTTGTTATCCACTGTGGCAGTTACTCAAATAGGAGCTGATGGAAGAGCTCACCTTGACTTTCATTGTAATGAACATGGGATTCTACTTAAGAGTATTCCATTACTGGAGTCCTGGGATGTG actTACAGTCATGAAGTTTACTTTGACAAAGACCTTGTATTACATATAGAACAGAAGCCTAACAGGAGGTTCAGTTGTTACGTTTACCAAATGGTCTGTGATACTGCAAAAGATGACGAATGTTCAAGCCACGAAAAAACAGAAAGAGTGTTTTGTAAAAAAGGAGGGAGAATTTTTGAATATATTTAA